A genome region from Thermoanaerobacterium xylanolyticum LX-11 includes the following:
- a CDS encoding S41 family peptidase, whose amino-acid sequence MKRHLSIFMAFVIVLTLVLSAPMAAFAATATQDDISSYLNDLGSFMQFIKENYAGDVTYDQMEEGAIQGILSSLDKYSTYFTKDEMDSFMESTSGTFTGVGLQVEERGQDIVVVSTIKGSPAYKAGIQSGYIVESVDGKDVKGMDIADVTNLIKGDKGTTVTIDFLANGKTVEYKLVRDVISINPVTYKIINGVGYISISEFNGNTYDNVSKALDYMDQNNIKKLVIDLRDNPGGYLQEAVDVAGYFVPAGPVVTVAMNSGNETYYSYLKNPKYKIAVLINGNTASAAEILSGAIQDTKAGILVGENSYGKGTVQEVFPFSDGSGMKLTIAKYLLPSGRSINGVGLKPDVEVNDSRVFLPQLIYINDVKKGDTGYNVKLLQSYLSLLGYYKGEPNGYFGNDTYDALISFQKYAGIPATGVMDRGTVDALSYFYGLTLRNDAQLDKAIELLNQQ is encoded by the coding sequence ATGAAAAGGCATTTATCAATTTTTATGGCATTTGTAATCGTATTGACACTTGTTTTATCTGCACCTATGGCGGCTTTTGCTGCAACAGCAACACAAGACGACATAAGCAGTTATTTAAATGATTTAGGCTCATTTATGCAGTTTATAAAAGAAAATTATGCAGGTGATGTTACGTACGATCAAATGGAGGAAGGTGCCATACAAGGCATACTATCTTCACTTGATAAGTACAGCACATATTTTACAAAAGATGAGATGGATTCATTTATGGAGTCTACTTCGGGCACATTTACAGGAGTGGGTTTGCAAGTAGAAGAAAGAGGTCAAGACATAGTAGTCGTATCTACTATAAAGGGCTCTCCAGCCTATAAGGCAGGCATACAAAGCGGTTACATAGTAGAGTCTGTCGACGGCAAAGACGTAAAAGGCATGGACATTGCAGATGTCACAAACCTCATAAAAGGTGATAAAGGCACAACTGTCACCATCGACTTTCTTGCAAACGGAAAGACCGTTGAATACAAGCTTGTAAGGGATGTAATAAGCATAAATCCTGTCACATATAAAATAATAAACGGTGTTGGATACATAAGCATAAGTGAGTTTAATGGAAACACTTATGACAATGTTTCAAAGGCTCTTGATTACATGGACCAAAATAATATAAAGAAGCTTGTCATAGATTTAAGGGATAATCCTGGCGGATACCTTCAAGAGGCTGTAGATGTAGCTGGCTATTTCGTGCCGGCAGGCCCTGTTGTAACTGTTGCCATGAACAGCGGAAATGAAACGTACTATTCATATTTAAAAAACCCTAAGTACAAGATAGCAGTTCTCATAAATGGAAACACTGCATCTGCTGCGGAAATACTATCTGGTGCAATACAAGACACAAAGGCGGGAATTCTTGTAGGGGAAAATTCCTATGGCAAAGGGACAGTGCAAGAGGTATTTCCATTTTCTGATGGCAGTGGCATGAAGCTTACAATCGCGAAGTATTTGCTTCCATCTGGCCGCTCCATAAACGGAGTAGGGCTTAAACCTGATGTGGAAGTCAATGACAGCAGAGTGTTTTTGCCTCAGCTTATATACATAAATGATGTAAAAAAAGGCGATACAGGTTACAATGTGAAGCTTTTGCAGTCGTACTTAAGTCTTTTAGGCTACTACAAAGGTGAGCCAAATGGGTACTTTGGCAATGACACATACGATGCACTTATAAGCTTTCAAAAATACGCAGGAATTCCAGCAACAGGTGTCATGGATAGAGGAACTGTCGATGCACTTTCATACTTCTACGGTTTGACACTTAGAAACGATGCACAGCTTGACAAGGCAATTGAGCTTTTAAATCAACAATAG
- a CDS encoding IS110 family transposase, which translates to MDISLDDVKVHILDQDGIDACSRFSIDNNPSGCNILVSHILDCCNKYNIQKVFIGLESTSVYGWHIQYYLADHASLKPFNPSVTTFNANTVKAFKKSLGNLPKNDWVDAFVIAEKLRFGRLPKSCPVDFRYLALQRLTRHRFHIVDSIVREKNYFLSNLFLKFSGLCQIKVFSNNFGTTATEIFNEFLTLDDIAARPLEDLVAFLVDKGRDHFNDPNATAKLLQQAVRKSYRINANVNDSLNFVIKSCLDNIQYLEKQKKASEKTIANEVKGFKNQFLCLTSVNGIGPTIAAGLISEIGGISRFDNDNALAKFSGIYWSEYQSADFKAEDTYLKRTGNEYLRYYFIQAADQLRKYCPEFSQYYARKFNESKTHKHKRALVLTARKAVRLVFALLREEKLYKPPAMKGDDCKE; encoded by the coding sequence ATGGATATAAGCTTGGATGATGTCAAGGTTCATATTCTCGACCAAGACGGCATTGATGCTTGCTCTCGTTTTTCTATAGATAATAATCCTTCTGGTTGCAATATTTTAGTGTCTCATATATTGGATTGTTGTAATAAATACAACATTCAGAAGGTTTTTATTGGCCTAGAATCTACTTCAGTCTATGGTTGGCATATTCAGTATTATTTAGCTGACCATGCTTCTTTGAAGCCTTTTAATCCTTCTGTAACTACTTTTAATGCTAATACTGTCAAGGCTTTTAAAAAGTCTCTTGGCAATTTGCCTAAGAATGACTGGGTTGATGCTTTTGTCATTGCTGAAAAATTAAGGTTTGGAAGGCTTCCTAAATCTTGTCCTGTAGATTTTAGATACCTTGCTCTCCAAAGGCTTACCCGCCATCGCTTTCACATTGTTGATAGTATTGTCAGAGAGAAAAATTATTTCCTAAGCAATCTGTTTCTTAAATTTAGTGGCTTATGTCAGATTAAAGTTTTTAGCAATAATTTTGGTACGACTGCTACTGAAATATTTAATGAGTTTTTAACTCTTGATGATATTGCGGCTCGACCGCTTGAAGATCTTGTTGCCTTTTTAGTTGATAAAGGTAGAGACCACTTTAATGACCCTAATGCTACAGCTAAATTACTCCAACAGGCTGTACGCAAATCTTATAGAATCAACGCTAATGTAAATGATTCTTTGAATTTTGTTATCAAGTCTTGTCTTGATAATATACAGTATCTTGAAAAGCAGAAGAAAGCTTCTGAAAAGACCATTGCCAATGAAGTCAAAGGATTTAAGAATCAATTTCTTTGTCTTACTTCAGTAAATGGCATTGGTCCAACTATAGCAGCTGGCCTAATATCTGAGATAGGCGGAATATCAAGGTTTGATAATGATAATGCTCTTGCAAAGTTTTCCGGCATATATTGGTCAGAATACCAGTCTGCGGATTTTAAAGCAGAGGACACTTATTTAAAACGCACTGGTAATGAGTATCTCAGATATTACTTTATTCAAGCAGCCGACCAACTTAGGAAATATTGTCCTGAGTTTTCACAATACTATGCTCGCAAATTTAATGAAAGTAAAACTCATAAACACAAACGTGCTTTAGTTTTAACGGCACGCAAAGCTGTAAGGTTAGTCTTTGCTCTGCTGCGCGAAGAAAAACTTTATAAACCACCAGCAATGAAAGGAGATGATTGTAAAGAATAA